From a single Candidatus Brevundimonas phytovorans genomic region:
- the smpB gene encoding SsrA-binding protein SmpB, with translation MSADAPRKVIAENRRARFDYFLEDYIEAGIQLLGTEIKALRDGRANIAESYAAVEGREIVLINSDIPPYKQANRFNHEPRRHRKLLLHRKQIDKLIGAVQRDGRTIIPVRLYLNEKGKAKLEIALAKGKKLHDKREASAERDWQRDKARLMRDKG, from the coding sequence ATGTCCGCTGATGCGCCCAGGAAGGTGATCGCCGAGAACCGGCGCGCACGCTTCGACTATTTCCTCGAGGACTATATCGAGGCCGGGATCCAACTGCTGGGAACCGAGATCAAGGCGCTGCGCGACGGTCGCGCCAACATCGCCGAAAGCTATGCGGCGGTGGAGGGGCGTGAGATCGTCCTGATCAACTCGGACATTCCGCCCTACAAGCAGGCCAACCGGTTCAACCATGAGCCGCGCCGCCACCGAAAGCTGCTGCTGCACCGCAAGCAGATCGACAAGCTGATCGGCGCCGTCCAGCGCGACGGGCGAACCATCATTCCGGTGCGCCTGTATCTGAACGAAAAGGGCAAGGCCAAGCTTGAGATCGCTCTGGCCAAGGGCAAGAAGCTGCACGACAAGCGCGAGGCCTCGGCCGAGCGTGATTGGCAGCGCGACAAGGCTCGCCTGATGCGCGACAAGGGCTGA
- the dapA gene encoding 4-hydroxy-tetrahydrodipicolinate synthase, giving the protein MTAPLFKGVITALITPLRDGNVDEGAFEKLLERQIAAGVHGVVPVGTTGESATLRMDEHKRVIEQCVTIAAGRVRVIAGAGSNATHEAIELSAFAKQVGADATLVVTPYYNKPSQDGMIAHFEAISDAVQIPMILYNVPSRCGVDLSNEAVAHLAKNPNIVGIKDATSDISRVSWMRNHINGPFDLISGDDATWLGYAASGGVGVISVTSNVAPEAMVAMYDAVAAGDYATARTWQDRLINLHKALFLDNSPSPAKYALAKLGLCREEVRLPLSLTRDAVKPQIDQAMAEAGVA; this is encoded by the coding sequence ATGACCGCCCCCTTGTTCAAGGGCGTGATCACCGCCTTGATCACACCTCTTCGTGACGGAAACGTGGACGAAGGGGCTTTTGAAAAACTCCTGGAACGTCAGATCGCTGCTGGCGTCCATGGCGTGGTCCCTGTCGGCACGACCGGGGAAAGCGCCACCCTGAGGATGGACGAGCACAAGCGCGTCATCGAGCAATGCGTGACCATCGCCGCCGGCCGCGTGCGCGTGATCGCCGGCGCCGGCTCGAACGCCACCCATGAGGCCATCGAGCTGTCGGCCTTCGCCAAGCAGGTCGGCGCCGATGCGACCCTGGTGGTGACGCCCTACTACAACAAGCCCTCGCAGGACGGCATGATCGCCCACTTCGAGGCGATCTCCGACGCCGTTCAGATCCCCATGATCCTCTACAACGTGCCGAGCCGTTGCGGGGTCGATCTGTCCAACGAGGCGGTCGCGCACCTGGCGAAGAATCCCAACATCGTCGGCATCAAGGACGCCACCAGCGACATCTCGCGCGTCAGCTGGATGCGCAACCATATCAATGGCCCGTTCGACCTGATCAGCGGCGATGACGCCACCTGGCTGGGCTATGCGGCCAGCGGCGGCGTGGGCGTGATCTCGGTGACGTCCAATGTCGCACCCGAAGCCATGGTCGCCATGTATGACGCGGTCGCGGCCGGCGACTACGCCACGGCGCGGACCTGGCAGGACCGTCTGATCAACCTGCACAAGGCCCTGTTCCTCGACAACTCGCCGTCGCCGGCCAAGTACGCCCTGGCCAAGCTGGGCCTGTGCCGTGAGGAAGTCCGTCTGCCGCTGTCGCTGACCCGCGACGCCGTCAAGCCGCAGATCGACCAGGCGATGGCGGAAGCCGGGGTCGCCTGA